In the Paralichthys olivaceus isolate ysfri-2021 chromosome 17, ASM2471397v2, whole genome shotgun sequence genome, one interval contains:
- the crhb gene encoding corticotropin releasing hormone b, whose product MKLNLLGTTVILLVAFLPRYECRAIDSPGGALRVLAPQTQNSQQQQQQSGPILERLGEEYFVRLGNGDSNSFPSSSMYPAESPAVYNRALQLQLTRRLLQGKVGNIRALIGGFEDRGDDSMERGRRSEDPPISLDLTFHLLREMMEMSRKEQMAQQAQNNRRMMELFGK is encoded by the coding sequence ATGAAGCTCAATTTACTTGGTACCACCGTGATTCTGCTTGTTGCCTTCTTGCCGCGCTACGAATGTCGGGCTATTGACAGCCCTGGCGGTGCACTGCGCGTCCTTGCTCCCCAAACCCAAaactcccagcagcagcagcagcagtctggcCCCATCCTGGAGCGGCTCGGAGAGGAGTACTTCGTCCGACTGGGCAACGGGGACTCTAACTCTTTCCCATCCTCGTCCATGTATCCTGCCGAATCGCCTGCCGTCTATAACAGAGCGCTGCAACTCCAGCTGACGCGGCGTCTTTTACAAGGGAAAGTTGGGAACATCAGGGCGCTCATAGGCGGCTTCGAGGACCGCGGTGACGACTCGATGGAGAGGGGCAGGAGGTCCGAAGACCCGCCGATATCCCTGGATCTGACCTTCCACCTGCTGCGGGAGATGATGGAGATGTCCCGGAAGGAGCAGATGGCTCAGCAGGCGCAAAATAACAGAAGAATGATGGAGCTCTTCGGGAAATGA
- the rrs1 gene encoding ribosome biogenesis regulatory protein homolog, giving the protein MAACSAEELLAQAERDEAEKLRSITVHKELELEFDVGNLLACDKNRIESRDFRGQRRDDFLGSLARDNTQLLINELWKQPTERVEEAIVAKLPAPVTPLPREKPPPKPRPPTKWEQFAKLKGIQKKKKTNLVWDENAKDWRRRWGHKRANDDTKEWLIEVPQTADPNEDQFAKRVKAKKERVAKNELNRLRNIARTQSVKVPGVGLTPKAQQSKDELSRAVSVARTSTASVGQFQDRLPKEKAPRNTGKRRKFEPLIGDFSGERQKQLDLLKVLGTKRPQLDITKAVNKQMREEDREEAAKSRKGAGKKGRKGNMSGKGGKGKGGKGGGGGKVGGGGKGGGGGKFGGGGGGKKRGKPGKR; this is encoded by the coding sequence ATGGCAGCGTGCAGCGCGGAGGAGCTGCTGGCCCAAGCGGAGCGGGACGAGGCGGAGAAGCTGCGGAGCATCACCGTCCACAAGGAGCTGGAGCTCGAGTTCGACGTCGGGAACCTGTTGGCCTGCGACAAGAACCGCATCGAGTCCCGGGACTTCAGGGGCCAGAGGAGAGACGACTTCCTGGGGTCTTTGGCCCGCGACAACACGCAGCTCCTCATCAACGAGCTCTGGAAGCAGCCCACGGAGCGGGTGGAGGAGGCGATCGTGGCCAAGTTACCGGCGCCGGTAACCCCGCTGCCGCGAGAGAAGCCGCCCCCGAAGCCCAGACCCCCGACCAAGTGGGAGCAGTTCGCCAAGCTGAAAGGgattcagaagaagaagaagaccaACCTGGTGTGGGACGAGAATGCCAAGGATTGGAGGAGGCGCTGGGGCCACAAGAGGGCCAACGATGACACCAAGGAGTGGCTGATCGAGGTGCCGCAGACCGCGGACCCCAACGAGGACCAGTTCGCCAAGCGCGTCAAAGCCAAGAAGGAGCGCGTGGCCAAGAACGAGCTCAACCGGCTGAGGAACATCGCCAGGACGCAGAGCGTCAAAGTGCCCGGCGTGGGTCTGACCCCCAAAGCCCAGCAGTCCAAAGACGAGCTGTCCCGAGCCGTGAGCGTGGCCAGGACCTCCACGGCCTCCGTGGGCCAGTTCCAGGACCGGCTGCCCAAGGAAAAGGCGCCGAGGAACACCGGCAAGAGGAGGAAGTTCGAGCCCCTCATCGGCGACTTCTCCGGCGAGAGGCAGAAGCAGCTGGACCTCCTGAAGGTCCTGGGCACCAAGAGGCCGCAGCTGGACATCACCAAGGCCGTGAACAAGCagatgagggaggaggacagagaggaggccGCCAAGAGCAGGAAGGGAGCAGGGAAGAAGGGACGCAAGGGGAACATGTCAGGGAAGGGTGGGAAAGGAAAGGGAGGTaaaggtggtggaggaggtaaAGTTGGTGGAGGAGGTaaaggtggtggaggaggtaaatttggtggaggaggtggagggaagaagagaggTAAACCTGGGAAGCGTTGA
- the LOC109629631 gene encoding uncharacterized protein, with amino-acid sequence MQHIYMHSHEHFEVFTTVLAPQGRCRYRAEAEKMVVVHSYRPHWPEELELCPGDVILVLSKHEEGRWFGWRQDGQQGYFPASCVMELSQNLPPRGLQRSLSLRSSAWDNDSGGGRSRYGNGHILQSLRRGSRGGGMALDRGQGESEDPFPVLRPLQISSPQPVASQQPQTHRSPGLLHRILSKCRKKSECQGATNGAFEGD; translated from the exons ATGCAGCACATCTACATGCACAGCCATGAGCACTTTGAGGTCTTCACCACCGTCCTTGCTCCACAAG GGAGGTGTCGATACAGGGCAGAGGCTGAGAAG ATGGTGGTGGTGCACAGCTACAGGCCCCACTGGCCAGAAGAGCTGGAGCTGTGCCCAGGTGACGTAATCCTGGTGCTGTCCAAGCATGAGGAGGGGAGGTGGTTTGGGTGGAGGCAGGATGGCCAGCAGGGCTACTTCCCCGCCTCCTGTGTGATGGAGCTGAGCCAG AATCTTCCTCCCAGAGGCCTGCAGAGGAGTTTGTCTCTGAGGAGCTCGGCATGGGACAACGACTCAGGTGGAGGACGCAGCAGATATGGAAA TGGACACATCCTGCAGTCGCTCAGGCGggggagcagaggaggtgggATGGCACTGGATAGGGGCCAGGGCGAGAGCGAGGACCCCTTCCCGGTACTCAGGCCCCTGCAGATCTCGTCGCCTCAGCCTGTGGCCTCCCAGCAgcctcagacacacagatcCCCGGGCCTGCTCCACAGGATTCTGTCCAAGTGCCGGAAAAAGAGTGAATGCCAGGGAGCCACCAATGGGGCCTTCGAGGGCGACTAG